A single Atopobiaceae bacterium DNA region contains:
- a CDS encoding fused MFS/spermidine synthase, whose amino-acid sequence MARRPPRPHVTETTDDVGRPIRVLEVSGTYQSATYLYDAWADLVFPYHELFDRPLASLPADAHVLMLGGGGYAWPKHLLTTYPRVSIDVVEVDPRVTELARHHLYLDRLEGLCAREGLGRLRIVEDDALRYLESCDATYDLVVDDAFWGARPVSELLGPDGLGAARACMRAGGCYEANVVSALEGRESAPLHDATVALGTCLSHVWVLPCGADEPEVADNNVVVASDVELLLGDAVRLS is encoded by the coding sequence ATGGCCAGACGCCCGCCGCGCCCACATGTCACCGAGACGACCGACGACGTCGGCCGGCCCATCCGCGTGCTTGAGGTCTCGGGTACCTACCAGTCTGCCACCTACCTCTATGATGCCTGGGCAGACCTGGTGTTTCCCTATCACGAGCTCTTCGACCGGCCGCTGGCCTCGTTGCCGGCGGACGCGCACGTGCTCATGCTGGGCGGGGGCGGCTATGCCTGGCCCAAGCACCTGCTGACGACCTATCCCCGGGTCTCCATCGACGTGGTCGAGGTCGACCCGCGTGTGACCGAGCTGGCGCGGCATCATCTCTACCTCGACCGACTCGAGGGGCTCTGCGCGCGCGAGGGCCTGGGGCGGCTGCGCATCGTGGAGGATGACGCCTTGCGCTACCTCGAGTCCTGCGACGCGACCTATGACCTCGTGGTCGATGACGCGTTCTGGGGTGCCCGGCCCGTCTCGGAGCTGCTGGGGCCGGACGGCCTGGGTGCGGCGCGGGCCTGCATGCGGGCGGGCGGCTGCTACGAGGCCAACGTGGTCTCGGCCCTCGAGGGCCGGGAGTCGGCTCCGCTGCACGATGCGACCGTCGCCCTGGGCACGTGCCTCTCGCACGTGTGGGTGCTGCCGTGCGGGGCCGACGAGCCGGAGGTCGCCGACAACAACGTCGTGGTCGCGTCGGACGTCGAGCTCCTGCTGGGCGATGCCGTCCGGCTGTCCTGA
- a CDS encoding peptidase S10 produces MQDTIPTSSDEGKDTTATGERNPSSGGSSRWADVPEAASASLTWTAGDRPLDYTACASHLDVTADDGSPIGRMFSLSYVATTDGAPDPTRPVTFCYNGGPGCASVPVNFGGIGPRCVVTSGLDHLSSPAQVKDNPYTLLPSSDLVFLDALGTGWSTVADGVDTGKVFGIDGDADAFARAIECWIERNGRWSSPVYLFGESYGTVRNAVLMRLLGERSVPVAGVVMLSAIFDWAQTLPGNDLYYEGMLPVYAAAAQHFGRAGQGKDVDAWYDEALGFAETDYAQALILGDRCDAAQREHVAQRVSELCGVSRGFVLERDLRIELDDFRRELLRDEGRVCGRLDMRFSSDAPSHVQVDSGFFEGEDAADDAVESAWTAAFRDFVSRELGYRPHRRYLNDNYEVVGKNWRWEHEEPGVGFKVPAPNVAVDIACALKRSPTTRLAILGGRYDAATPFWNVRHDMADLFLSDELKGNITWKRYGCGHMAYVDVPTLEAMAADLAAFYAGR; encoded by the coding sequence ATGCAGGACACGATTCCGACCAGCAGCGACGAGGGCAAGGACACCACCGCGACAGGCGAGAGGAACCCCTCGTCAGGTGGTTCCTCTCGATGGGCTGACGTGCCCGAGGCCGCAAGCGCCTCGCTCACATGGACGGCAGGCGACCGGCCGCTCGACTACACCGCCTGCGCCTCGCACCTCGACGTGACCGCCGACGACGGCTCGCCCATCGGCAGGATGTTCTCGCTCTCCTACGTGGCCACGACCGATGGCGCGCCCGACCCGACACGCCCCGTGACCTTCTGCTACAACGGCGGGCCGGGCTGTGCCTCCGTGCCCGTGAACTTCGGCGGGATCGGGCCACGCTGTGTCGTGACCTCGGGCCTTGACCACCTCTCGTCCCCTGCCCAGGTAAAGGACAACCCCTATACGCTGCTCCCCTCCAGCGACCTCGTGTTCCTCGACGCGCTCGGCACGGGCTGGTCGACGGTGGCCGACGGCGTGGACACGGGGAAGGTCTTCGGCATCGACGGGGACGCGGATGCCTTCGCGCGCGCCATCGAATGCTGGATCGAGCGCAACGGACGCTGGTCCAGCCCCGTGTACCTGTTCGGCGAGTCATACGGCACCGTGCGCAACGCCGTGCTCATGCGCCTGCTGGGCGAGCGCAGCGTCCCCGTGGCGGGCGTGGTCATGCTCTCGGCCATCTTCGACTGGGCCCAGACCCTGCCTGGCAACGACCTCTACTACGAGGGGATGCTGCCGGTCTATGCCGCAGCCGCCCAGCACTTCGGCCGCGCCGGCCAGGGCAAGGACGTCGACGCCTGGTACGACGAGGCCCTCGGCTTCGCCGAGACCGACTACGCCCAGGCGCTCATCCTGGGCGACCGCTGCGATGCGGCCCAGAGGGAGCACGTGGCGCAGCGAGTCTCGGAGCTCTGTGGGGTCTCGCGCGGCTTCGTGCTCGAGCGCGACCTCCGCATCGAGCTCGATGACTTCAGGCGCGAGCTCCTGCGCGACGAGGGTCGGGTGTGCGGACGGCTCGACATGCGCTTCTCGTCGGACGCCCCGTCGCACGTGCAGGTCGACTCCGGCTTCTTCGAGGGCGAGGACGCCGCAGACGATGCCGTGGAGTCGGCCTGGACGGCGGCCTTCCGCGACTTCGTCTCACGCGAGCTCGGCTACCGACCGCACCGTCGCTACCTCAACGACAACTACGAGGTCGTCGGCAAGAACTGGCGTTGGGAGCACGAGGAGCCCGGCGTGGGATTCAAGGTGCCCGCGCCCAACGTGGCCGTGGACATCGCGTGCGCCCTCAAGCGCAGCCCCACCACCCGGCTCGCCATCCTGGGCGGTCGCTACGACGCCGCGACGCCGTTCTGGAACGTGCGGCACGACATGGCGGACCTGTTCCTCTCGGACGAGCTCAAGGGCAACATCACCTGGAAGCGCTATGGCTGCGGGCACATGGCCTACGTGGACGTCCCGACGCTCGAGGCCATGGCGGCAGACCTCGCCGCGTTCTACGCAGGACGCTGA
- the ispE gene encoding 4-(cytidine 5'-diphospho)-2-C-methyl-D-erythritol kinase → MASRASYTFEAPAKVNLYLGVRPQRDARGYHRVDSVMCAVDVYDDVTVTQLMPGMSTEVVCDPDAGCPVQGNTCYKAVQALAGSTGHDPCVRVDVRKRIPARSGTGGASSDAAAVLLALDRLWDLGGRTELLAEAARTVGADVPFFLYGPAAWLSGAGDVLERTYPEASEVLGSLHLALVRAPGEGVSTPAAYAAFDKDPPAAAPIGPMLAALVAGDADGVVAAIANNLEPAACLLDPVTREVRDWLARQVGTRAAHVTGSGSTCFAVCEGADVAARVVAAAQGRGWWARSASPIDHGPREMA, encoded by the coding sequence ATGGCCAGCCGAGCGTCCTATACCTTCGAGGCGCCCGCCAAGGTGAACCTCTATCTTGGCGTCCGCCCTCAGCGGGATGCGCGAGGCTACCACCGCGTGGACTCCGTGATGTGCGCCGTCGACGTGTATGACGACGTCACGGTGACGCAGCTCATGCCCGGTATGTCCACCGAGGTCGTCTGCGACCCCGACGCTGGCTGCCCGGTCCAGGGGAACACCTGCTACAAGGCCGTGCAAGCCCTTGCCGGCTCGACCGGGCACGACCCGTGCGTCCGCGTGGACGTACGGAAGCGCATCCCGGCACGGAGCGGCACGGGTGGTGCCTCGTCCGACGCGGCGGCGGTGCTGCTCGCCCTCGACCGGCTCTGGGACCTTGGCGGTCGCACCGAGCTCCTCGCCGAGGCGGCGCGCACGGTGGGTGCCGACGTGCCCTTCTTCCTCTATGGGCCGGCCGCCTGGCTGTCGGGTGCCGGTGACGTGCTCGAGCGCACCTATCCCGAGGCCTCCGAGGTTCTCGGCAGCCTCCACCTCGCCCTCGTGCGAGCTCCGGGGGAGGGGGTCTCGACCCCAGCCGCCTATGCGGCCTTCGACAAGGACCCTCCGGCAGCGGCTCCGATCGGGCCGATGCTCGCCGCTCTCGTGGCGGGCGACGCCGACGGCGTGGTGGCCGCGATCGCCAACAACCTCGAGCCTGCCGCATGCCTCCTCGACCCCGTCACGCGCGAGGTCCGGGATTGGCTCGCGCGGCAGGTCGGGACACGGGCCGCGCATGTGACCGGGTCCGGCAGCACATGCTTCGCCGTCTGCGAGGGTGCCGACGTGGCTGCCCGGGTGGTCGCGGCCGCGCAGGGCCGGGGCTGGTGGGCGAGGTCCGCATCACCCATCGATCACGGGCCCCGCGAGATGGCGTGA
- a CDS encoding Veg family protein gives MENETPTVNRVDQIHDGLEEIQGQRLRVKANMGRSRIVERTGTLAQVHPSLFVVEVEERRGRKARQSYQYVDVLTGTVELFDEATGERLFDFGPHEDLEEE, from the coding sequence ATGGAGAACGAGACCCCAACCGTCAACCGAGTCGACCAGATTCACGATGGCCTCGAGGAGATTCAAGGCCAGCGCCTGCGTGTGAAGGCCAACATGGGACGCTCCCGCATCGTCGAGCGCACCGGCACCCTCGCGCAGGTCCACCCCTCGCTGTTCGTGGTCGAGGTGGAGGAGCGTCGTGGCCGCAAGGCACGTCAGTCCTACCAGTATGTCGACGTGCTCACGGGCACGGTCGAGCTGTTCGACGAGGCCACGGGCGAGCGCTTGTTCGACTTCGGCCCCCACGAGGACCTCGAGGAAGAGTAG
- a CDS encoding Xaa-Pro peptidase family protein: protein MNEQRLTNVLKNLDDMGLEQALIVDPLSIKYLCGYFTRPMERFLGLYVARGSEPVLFCNNLFPDASACCDHVVTFFDTDDVISLVAATIDHERPLGVDKDLAARWLIPLMDAHAASGFVLASKAVDDARTLKDAHEVDLMRRASAINDEAMGWLVEQLHEGVTEHDIASRLDDRYRELGAQGNSFAPIVSFGANASDPHHEPDDTALAKGDVVLFDVGCQADDYVSDMTRTFFFGAEPSDRDRAVFDLVAKANATAEAMIAPGVTFAQIDAAARDVIDAAGYGPDFNHRLGHQVGLSVHEPGDVSAAHDEAVRPGQCFSIEPGVYLTGEMGVRIEDLVCVTEDGCEVLNHYPHDLRVLA from the coding sequence ATGAACGAACAACGACTCACGAACGTGCTGAAGAACCTCGACGACATGGGCCTTGAGCAGGCTCTCATCGTGGACCCCCTCTCCATCAAGTACCTCTGCGGATACTTCACCCGCCCGATGGAGCGCTTCCTCGGGCTCTATGTGGCGCGTGGCTCGGAGCCCGTGCTCTTCTGCAACAACCTCTTCCCTGACGCGAGCGCCTGCTGCGACCACGTGGTCACCTTCTTCGACACCGATGACGTCATCTCGCTGGTCGCCGCCACAATCGACCACGAGAGGCCCCTCGGGGTCGACAAGGACCTTGCCGCCCGCTGGCTCATCCCCCTCATGGACGCGCATGCGGCGAGCGGCTTCGTCCTCGCAAGCAAGGCCGTCGACGACGCCCGCACCCTGAAGGACGCCCACGAGGTCGACCTCATGCGTCGTGCCTCGGCCATCAACGACGAGGCCATGGGCTGGCTCGTGGAGCAGCTCCACGAGGGCGTGACCGAGCACGACATCGCGAGCCGCCTGGACGACAGATACCGCGAGCTCGGCGCGCAGGGCAACTCCTTCGCCCCCATCGTGAGCTTCGGCGCCAACGCCTCCGACCCGCACCACGAGCCCGATGACACCGCGCTTGCCAAGGGCGACGTGGTCCTCTTCGACGTGGGGTGCCAGGCCGACGACTACGTGAGCGACATGACCCGCACGTTCTTCTTCGGCGCCGAGCCGTCGGATCGCGACCGCGCGGTCTTCGACCTGGTGGCCAAGGCCAACGCGACCGCCGAGGCCATGATCGCCCCCGGGGTCACCTTCGCGCAGATCGACGCGGCGGCCCGCGACGTCATCGACGCCGCAGGCTACGGGCCCGACTTCAACCACCGCCTGGGCCACCAGGTCGGCCTCTCGGTCCACGAGCCGGGCGACGTCTCCGCGGCCCACGACGAGGCGGTGCGCCCCGGTCAGTGCTTCTCGATCGAGCCGGGCGTCTACCTCACGGGCGAGATGGGCGTCCGCATCGAGGACCTCGTCTGCGTGACCGAGGACGGCTGCGAGGTGCTCAACCACTATCCCCACGACCTGCGCGTGCTCGCCTAG
- the nagB gene encoding glucosamine-6-phosphate deaminase, producing the protein MKIIRCKDYADMSRKTANIISAKVILDPDCNLGLATGSTPIGAYEQLIKWYEKGDVDFSQVKTYNLDEYRGLTHSDPQSYHFFMHKNFFDHINIDPDNVHVPDGANPDVEDACSSYDALVEAAGYCDLQLLGIGRNGHIGFNEPDDAFSKGTHCVDLTESTIEANSRLFDDPNDVPRQAYTMGVQTIMNARMIVIAASGADKAQAVYDMAFGPVTPKVPASILQLHTNCVAVVDEEAYALCEGK; encoded by the coding sequence ATGAAGATCATTCGCTGCAAGGACTATGCCGACATGAGCCGCAAGACGGCCAACATCATCTCGGCGAAGGTCATCCTCGACCCGGACTGCAACCTGGGCCTGGCCACGGGGAGCACCCCCATCGGCGCCTACGAGCAGCTCATCAAGTGGTACGAGAAGGGCGACGTCGACTTCTCGCAGGTCAAGACCTACAACCTCGACGAGTACCGCGGCCTCACGCATAGCGATCCGCAGAGCTACCACTTCTTCATGCACAAGAACTTCTTCGACCACATCAACATCGACCCCGATAACGTCCATGTGCCCGACGGGGCCAACCCCGACGTCGAGGACGCCTGCTCGTCGTATGACGCGCTTGTGGAGGCTGCCGGCTACTGTGACCTGCAGCTCCTGGGCATCGGCCGCAACGGGCACATCGGCTTCAACGAGCCCGACGATGCCTTCTCGAAGGGCACGCACTGCGTGGACCTCACCGAGAGTACCATCGAGGCCAACAGCCGCCTGTTCGACGACCCCAACGACGTTCCCCGCCAGGCCTATACCATGGGCGTGCAGACCATCATGAACGCGCGCATGATCGTGATCGCGGCAAGCGGCGCGGACAAGGCGCAGGCTGTCTACGACATGGCCTTCGGCCCCGTCACCCCCAAGGTCCCGGCGTCGATCCTGCAGCTGCACACCAACTGCGTCGCCGTGGTCGACGAGGAGGCCTACGCGCTCTGCGAGGGCAAGTAG
- the rdgB gene encoding RdgB/HAM1 family non-canonical purine NTP pyrophosphatase has product MSVSRTDSTTSGTPTTIVVATGNPHKVTEIEAILGPHMPGARFVALGELGSFPDPVEDGDTFRDNALIKARAALAEVDADLAVADDSGLVVDALDGAPGIMSARWAGVHGDDAANNEKLLHELTGIADKDRTARFHSCVVLVRRDGTYLAGEGDCEGTVGHAPRGDHGFGYDPLFLPADTPGKTMAELTADEKNSISHRFHALEALVLQLVL; this is encoded by the coding sequence ATGAGCGTGTCACGCACCGACAGCACCACGTCCGGCACGCCGACCACCATCGTGGTCGCCACGGGCAACCCCCACAAGGTCACCGAGATAGAGGCCATCCTCGGCCCCCACATGCCCGGGGCGAGGTTCGTGGCCCTGGGGGAGCTCGGGAGCTTTCCCGACCCGGTGGAGGACGGTGACACCTTCCGTGACAACGCCCTCATCAAGGCACGTGCGGCCCTGGCCGAGGTCGACGCCGACCTCGCCGTGGCCGACGACTCGGGCCTCGTGGTCGACGCCCTCGACGGTGCCCCCGGCATCATGAGCGCCCGCTGGGCGGGCGTGCACGGTGACGACGCCGCCAACAACGAGAAGCTCCTCCACGAGCTGACTGGTATCGCCGACAAGGACCGGACGGCCCGGTTCCACTCGTGCGTGGTGCTCGTTCGGCGCGATGGGACCTACCTGGCAGGGGAGGGCGACTGCGAGGGAACGGTGGGCCACGCCCCCAGGGGCGACCACGGCTTCGGCTACGATCCCCTCTTCCTGCCTGCGGATACGCCGGGCAAGACCATGGCCGAGCTCACTGCCGACGAGAAGAACTCAATCTCGCACCGCTTCCATGCGCTCGAGGCACTGGTATTACAACTGGTACTATGA
- the rph gene encoding ribonuclease PH: MSDTNETRARSYGRAADEMRPVTLTRDVMKNASGSCLAEFGDTRVLCTATVEETLPAWRKSSRQGWVTAEYAMLPASTNTRSKREYGKRKGRSMEIERLVGRSLRAACDLRALGERTITIDCDVIQADGGTRTASVTGGWVALHDALAALVEKGQLPRLPLTRQVAAISMGVVGGECLLDLDYPEDSHAEVDLNLVGAPDGGMVEVQGTGERSTFDRATLDHLLDLGQSGIARLVALQDEVTGFSA; this comes from the coding sequence ATGAGCGACACGAACGAGACGCGTGCCCGTAGCTATGGGCGCGCCGCAGACGAGATGCGTCCGGTCACGCTCACGCGCGACGTCATGAAGAACGCCAGCGGCAGCTGTCTGGCGGAGTTCGGTGACACGCGCGTGCTCTGCACGGCCACGGTGGAGGAGACGCTTCCTGCCTGGCGCAAGAGCAGCCGCCAGGGGTGGGTCACGGCCGAGTACGCGATGCTCCCCGCCTCGACCAACACCCGCTCGAAGCGCGAGTACGGCAAGCGCAAGGGCCGCTCCATGGAGATCGAGCGCCTGGTGGGCCGGAGCCTGCGCGCCGCCTGCGACCTCCGGGCCCTGGGCGAGCGCACCATCACCATAGACTGCGACGTCATCCAGGCGGACGGCGGTACCCGGACCGCCTCGGTCACGGGTGGCTGGGTGGCGCTCCATGACGCCCTCGCCGCCCTCGTCGAGAAGGGCCAGCTGCCGCGTCTCCCGCTCACACGCCAGGTCGCGGCCATCTCGATGGGCGTCGTGGGCGGCGAGTGCCTGCTCGACCTCGACTATCCCGAGGACTCCCACGCCGAGGTCGACCTCAACCTGGTCGGCGCGCCCGATGGCGGCATGGTGGAGGTGCAGGGCACCGGCGAGCGCTCCACCTTCGACCGGGCGACCCTCGACCACCTGCTCGACCTCGGGCAGTCCGGCATCGCGCGCCTCGTGGCGCTCCAGGACGAGGTCACGGGTTTCTCGGCATAA
- the murI gene encoding glutamate racemase, with the protein MCDCDKPIGIFDSGLGGLTVARAVAHALPAESITYVGDTKRCPYGTRDQGEVRLFVRQVGAWLEQRDVKFVVIACNTATAAGLDVLQRSLDVPVIGVIEPGARAAVQATHTRRVGVLATSGTVRSHAYVRAIHGLDAGVRVTQCAAPRFVSIVEDELAGGRHLHEDWMSDKAIFDTSEVRAIVEEDVAPLVGRDVDTVVLGCTHYPLLAHQIERALGPGVRIVSSAEETCREVADTLARRGELAEPAHVPDYRFATTSDDITSFAVAGGFIFGHALASIEHVDVEDLEALADSGDIEDEED; encoded by the coding sequence ATGTGCGATTGTGACAAGCCCATAGGCATCTTCGACTCCGGCCTTGGCGGGCTGACGGTGGCGCGTGCCGTGGCCCACGCCCTGCCGGCGGAGTCCATCACCTACGTGGGCGACACGAAGCGCTGCCCCTATGGCACCCGTGACCAGGGGGAGGTCCGCCTGTTCGTGCGCCAGGTGGGGGCATGGCTCGAGCAGCGGGACGTGAAGTTCGTGGTCATCGCCTGCAACACCGCGACGGCCGCAGGCCTCGACGTCCTCCAGCGCAGCCTCGACGTGCCCGTCATCGGCGTCATCGAGCCGGGCGCACGTGCCGCCGTCCAGGCCACGCACACCAGGCGCGTGGGCGTCCTGGCGACCTCGGGGACGGTCCGCTCCCATGCCTACGTGCGTGCCATCCACGGCCTCGACGCAGGCGTGCGGGTGACGCAGTGTGCCGCCCCTCGCTTCGTGAGCATCGTCGAGGACGAGCTCGCCGGAGGGCGGCACCTCCATGAGGACTGGATGAGCGACAAGGCCATCTTCGACACCAGCGAGGTCCGCGCCATCGTGGAGGAGGACGTCGCACCGCTCGTCGGCCGTGACGTCGACACGGTGGTGCTCGGCTGCACCCACTACCCGCTCCTCGCCCACCAGATCGAGCGGGCGCTGGGGCCAGGCGTCCGCATCGTGAGCTCGGCCGAGGAGACCTGCCGTGAGGTGGCCGACACGCTCGCGCGCCGCGGCGAGCTCGCGGAGCCCGCGCACGTGCCTGACTACCGGTTCGCCACGACCTCGGACGACATCACGTCGTTCGCGGTGGCGGGGGGCTTCATCTTCGGCCACGCCCTGGCCTCCATCGAGCATGTGGACGTGGAGGACCTGGAGGCCCTGGCCGATTCCGGCGACATAGAGGACGAGGAGGACTAG
- a CDS encoding UDP-N-acetylmuramoyl-L-alanyl-D-glutamate--2,6-diaminopimelate ligase → MDITLASLTHLLDDEGLLAHSSCDPTPVSGVTFDSRDVTPGDLFVCKGVAFRPAFLEAALSAGAVGYLADESHAAELAALAPDVPALVAHDDTLRPAMADAAAEVYRHPDRDVRVVGITGTKGKSTVAYLLRGILDGDDPYSTCGITGSIETFDGLERFESRNTTPEAPEVFRHIAHARDAHLPFMLMEISSQGLKYDRVRGLSLEVGAFLNIGRDHISPVEHPTFEDYFASKLRIFSQSEVGIVNLGCDHLDRVLAAAGACERVMTFSVDAPGPVCGTAPDVWATDVHPSLGFISFTAHTPSWTSQVILGMGGLFNVENALAAIAICEVLGIGQQRVREGLSRAKVPGRMELVESGDGQCVGVVDFAHNEMSFEKFFTSIKQEYPARSVVGVFGAPGNKAEERRTQLPAVASHYCDHIVYTEDDPAREAPSDICAQLVAATPAGQSYEVVLDRTDAIRRAVDIARAGRAAGQEAVVCVLAKGNDDWIKRGTTFEPMVPDAEVLLKALRSTESL, encoded by the coding sequence ATGGATATCACACTCGCTTCTCTCACACACCTGCTCGACGACGAGGGCCTGCTCGCCCACAGCTCCTGCGACCCCACGCCCGTGTCAGGCGTCACCTTCGACTCCCGCGACGTGACCCCGGGAGACCTCTTCGTCTGCAAGGGCGTCGCCTTCCGCCCGGCCTTCCTCGAGGCCGCGCTGTCGGCTGGTGCCGTCGGTTACCTCGCGGACGAGTCCCACGCGGCCGAGCTCGCCGCCCTGGCCCCCGACGTCCCTGCGCTGGTCGCGCACGACGACACGCTGCGCCCTGCCATGGCCGATGCCGCCGCCGAGGTCTATCGGCACCCCGACCGCGACGTCCGTGTGGTGGGCATCACCGGCACGAAGGGCAAGTCGACCGTGGCCTACCTGCTCAGGGGGATCCTCGACGGCGACGACCCCTATTCGACCTGCGGCATCACGGGCTCGATCGAGACCTTCGACGGCCTGGAGCGCTTCGAGAGCCGGAACACCACGCCCGAGGCACCCGAGGTCTTCCGCCACATCGCCCACGCCCGCGACGCGCACCTCCCCTTCATGCTCATGGAGATCTCGAGCCAAGGGCTCAAGTACGATCGGGTCCGTGGCCTCTCGCTCGAGGTCGGGGCCTTCCTCAACATCGGCCGTGACCACATCTCCCCCGTCGAGCACCCAACCTTCGAGGACTACTTCGCCAGCAAGCTCAGGATCTTCTCGCAGAGCGAGGTCGGCATCGTCAACCTCGGCTGCGACCACCTGGACAGGGTCCTCGCCGCCGCGGGAGCCTGCGAGCGGGTCATGACCTTCTCCGTGGATGCCCCAGGCCCCGTCTGCGGGACCGCCCCCGACGTCTGGGCAACGGACGTCCATCCCTCGCTCGGCTTCATCTCGTTCACCGCGCATACCCCCAGCTGGACCTCGCAGGTCATCCTGGGGATGGGAGGCCTGTTCAACGTCGAGAACGCGCTGGCGGCCATCGCGATCTGCGAGGTCCTGGGCATCGGCCAGCAGCGGGTGCGCGAGGGGCTCTCGAGGGCGAAGGTCCCCGGACGCATGGAGCTCGTGGAGTCCGGCGACGGGCAGTGCGTCGGCGTCGTCGACTTCGCGCACAACGAGATGTCCTTCGAGAAGTTCTTCACATCCATCAAGCAGGAGTATCCCGCCAGGTCCGTGGTGGGCGTGTTCGGCGCGCCTGGGAACAAGGCCGAGGAGCGTCGCACGCAGCTGCCCGCGGTGGCGTCGCACTACTGCGACCACATCGTCTACACCGAGGACGACCCCGCGCGCGAGGCCCCCTCTGACATCTGCGCCCAGCTCGTGGCGGCCACCCCGGCAGGGCAGTCGTACGAGGTCGTGCTCGACCGCACGGACGCCATCAGGCGCGCGGTCGACATCGCCCGCGCCGGACGTGCCGCCGGGCAGGAGGCCGTCGTCTGCGTGCTTGCCAAGGGCAACGATGATTGGATCAAGCGCGGCACGACGTTCGAGCCCATGGTGCCGGACGCAGAGGTCCTGCTCAAAGCCCTGCGTTCGACCGAGAGCCTCTAG
- a CDS encoding HAD hydrolase family protein, translated as MSHLLFPTARPAGEMAERLRKVRYVISDADGTMLTGAKATVASDGSPSAELVETLVELTRAGIGVIPCTGRNRSMIKEDARVLGMPGWIAEMGGIVCTRESSQPEWSYFTGDMPYDPECGRTPHDVICETGVIDKMLIRFAGHLECYHDNGVGFEYREVTVALRGDAPADVMQDMLDGCGLPLYLADNGLVPRISGETTLECDLDHPKGIHTYHVTPVGVTKGTGIVRFVEQAGLSPDEVMGAGDSPADCIIADHVGVFLFMMNGLDHPMADEELSARSNIYLSSKPSTDGWCQCMRALLAAKE; from the coding sequence ATGTCGCACCTGCTCTTCCCCACGGCAAGGCCCGCCGGCGAGATGGCCGAGCGCCTTCGCAAGGTCCGCTACGTCATCTCTGACGCCGACGGCACCATGCTCACCGGCGCCAAGGCGACGGTCGCAAGCGACGGCTCCCCATCCGCCGAGCTCGTCGAGACGCTCGTCGAGCTCACGCGCGCAGGCATAGGCGTGATTCCCTGCACCGGGCGCAACCGCTCGATGATCAAGGAGGACGCCCGCGTACTCGGCATGCCGGGATGGATCGCCGAGATGGGCGGCATCGTCTGCACGAGGGAGTCGAGCCAGCCCGAGTGGAGCTACTTCACAGGCGACATGCCCTATGACCCCGAGTGCGGCAGGACCCCGCACGACGTCATCTGCGAGACGGGCGTCATCGACAAGATGCTCATCCGCTTCGCCGGGCACCTCGAGTGCTACCACGACAACGGGGTCGGCTTCGAGTACCGCGAGGTCACGGTAGCCCTGCGCGGAGATGCCCCGGCCGATGTCATGCAGGACATGCTCGACGGGTGCGGGCTGCCCCTCTACCTTGCCGACAACGGCCTCGTGCCGAGGATCTCAGGCGAGACCACGCTCGAGTGCGACCTCGACCATCCCAAGGGAATCCACACCTACCACGTCACCCCCGTGGGCGTCACCAAGGGCACCGGCATCGTCCGCTTCGTCGAGCAGGCCGGGCTCTCGCCCGACGAGGTCATGGGCGCAGGCGACTCCCCGGCCGACTGCATCATCGCCGACCACGTGGGGGTCTTCCTCTTCATGATGAACGGGCTCGACCATCCCATGGCCGACGAGGAGCTCTCCGCCCGCTCCAACATCTACCTGTCGAGCAAGCCCTCGACCGATGGCTGGTGCCAGTGCATGAGGGCACTCCTGGCAGCCAAGGAGTAG